A stretch of the Bradyrhizobium arachidis genome encodes the following:
- a CDS encoding TRAP transporter substrate-binding protein, which translates to MKIVPVSRRAFIRSSTAIAAGFIASPAIIGRAEAATMKLKCSSSLPNDPKFANGRVYYDNLVKSLKANGLGEQVEVAFFPDNQLGQEIDVINSVKLGVIDLMVSGSSISANLVPLVGTFDLGFLFSSFPQQTKAFEAGAAKPIEDALLKGANIRIIAWAYNFGSRSVLAKKPVKTPEDLAGLKIRTLPNPVITECLRLMGAAATPLAFGEIYTALQAGVLDGLEHDPPTILASKFFETSKFYGLTQHNFSPLAIYFSDMTFNRMDPKLREGFLDAAKKAAADTRAHGLAVEKDALAALTEKGVTVAACDREAFIKRVAPQAENFVKARPEAKPVIDMIRATQA; encoded by the coding sequence ATGAAAATCGTGCCTGTAAGCCGCCGTGCCTTCATCCGATCGTCGACGGCCATCGCCGCCGGGTTCATCGCCTCTCCCGCCATCATCGGCCGCGCCGAGGCGGCGACCATGAAGCTGAAATGCTCCTCGTCGCTGCCCAACGATCCCAAATTCGCCAACGGCCGCGTCTACTACGACAATCTGGTCAAGAGCCTGAAAGCGAACGGCCTCGGTGAGCAGGTCGAGGTCGCCTTCTTCCCGGACAACCAGCTCGGTCAGGAAATCGACGTCATCAACTCGGTCAAGCTCGGCGTCATCGACCTCATGGTGTCGGGCTCGTCGATCTCGGCCAATCTGGTGCCGCTGGTCGGCACCTTCGACCTCGGCTTTCTGTTCTCGAGTTTCCCGCAGCAGACCAAGGCATTTGAGGCCGGCGCCGCCAAGCCGATCGAGGACGCGCTGCTCAAGGGCGCCAACATCCGCATCATCGCCTGGGCCTATAATTTCGGCTCGCGCAGCGTGCTGGCGAAGAAGCCGGTGAAGACGCCGGAGGATCTCGCCGGTCTCAAGATCCGGACGCTGCCCAATCCCGTCATCACGGAGTGTCTGCGCCTGATGGGTGCGGCCGCGACGCCGCTGGCCTTTGGCGAAATCTACACGGCGTTGCAGGCCGGCGTGCTCGATGGCCTGGAGCACGATCCGCCGACCATCCTCGCCAGCAAGTTCTTCGAAACCTCAAAATTCTATGGGCTGACGCAGCACAATTTCTCGCCGCTCGCGATCTACTTCAGCGACATGACGTTCAACCGCATGGATCCGAAGCTGCGCGAGGGGTTTCTCGACGCCGCGAAGAAGGCCGCGGCCGACACGCGTGCCCATGGGCTCGCGGTCGAGAAGGACGCGCTGGCGGCCTTGACCGAGAAGGGCGTGACGGTGGCCGCATGCGACCGCGAGGCCTTCATCAAGCGCGTGGCGCCGCAGGCCGAGAACTTTGTCAAGGCGCGGCCTGAGGCGAAGCCCGTCATCGACATGATCCGCGCGACCCAGGCCTGA